In one window of Thermodesulfobacteriota bacterium DNA:
- the narH gene encoding nitrate reductase subunit beta, with protein MDLRAQLSMSFHMDKCIGCHTCSVSCKNVWTSRRGAEYMWWNNVETKPGAGYPLTWEDQERYRGGWEVSGGNLRLKLLKGPGKIRTLANIFFQPNLPTIDDYYEPFTYDYQNLFNAPAGDDQPVARPKSLITGDFMEKIIMGPNWDDDMGGSPLYAANDPNLKGLSESQKEMLTKFHKLFFFYLPRICNHCLNPACVASCPSGAIYKRGEDGIVLIDQDTCRAWRFCVSACPYKKPYYNWANGKSEKCIFCYPRTETGQPNACAHACTGRIRFVGVLFYDADRIEEVAKTPDERLVDAMRDIILDPNDPRVIEEARKQGIDENWLVAAQNSPAYNLFKKWRIALPNHPEFRTVPMNFYLPPLSPVLHNAKADNGGLFDAESVEFFYSMDKMRVPVRYLANLLSAGNEQLVIESLKKQMAVRLWVRQQRVGDVGDSAAKAALSSVGLTPEDAFEIYKLTSLGTFQERFVIPETHRETQSTVDPRTMYEKRGTVGFGSKKQELVSRQW; from the coding sequence ATGGATCTCAGAGCGCAGCTTTCAATGAGCTTTCATATGGATAAATGTATCGGCTGCCACACCTGCAGCGTGTCCTGCAAGAACGTCTGGACATCGCGCAGGGGCGCCGAGTACATGTGGTGGAACAACGTCGAGACCAAGCCCGGCGCCGGCTACCCCCTCACCTGGGAAGACCAGGAGAGGTACAGGGGCGGCTGGGAGGTCTCGGGCGGCAACTTGAGGCTCAAGCTCCTCAAGGGCCCCGGCAAGATAAGGACGCTGGCGAACATATTCTTCCAGCCCAACCTGCCGACGATAGACGACTACTACGAGCCGTTCACCTATGACTATCAGAACCTCTTCAACGCGCCGGCCGGCGACGACCAGCCCGTTGCGAGGCCGAAGTCGCTTATCACCGGCGACTTCATGGAAAAGATAATCATGGGCCCGAACTGGGACGACGACATGGGCGGCTCGCCGCTCTACGCGGCGAACGACCCGAACCTCAAGGGGCTCTCGGAGTCGCAGAAGGAGATGCTCACCAAGTTCCACAAGCTCTTCTTCTTCTATCTCCCGAGGATATGCAACCACTGCCTCAACCCCGCTTGCGTGGCCTCCTGCCCGTCGGGCGCCATATACAAGAGGGGCGAGGACGGCATAGTCCTTATCGACCAGGACACCTGCCGCGCCTGGAGGTTCTGCGTGAGCGCCTGCCCGTACAAGAAGCCCTACTACAACTGGGCGAACGGGAAGAGCGAGAAGTGTATCTTCTGCTATCCGAGGACCGAGACCGGCCAGCCGAACGCCTGCGCGCACGCGTGCACCGGCAGGATCAGGTTCGTAGGCGTGCTCTTCTATGACGCCGACAGGATAGAGGAAGTCGCGAAGACCCCGGACGAGAGGCTCGTGGACGCGATGAGGGACATAATCCTCGACCCGAACGACCCGAGGGTCATTGAAGAGGCCAGGAAGCAGGGGATCGACGAGAACTGGCTGGTTGCGGCCCAGAACTCGCCGGCCTACAACCTCTTCAAGAAGTGGAGGATAGCGCTCCCGAACCATCCGGAGTTCAGGACGGTGCCGATGAACTTCTATCTGCCGCCGCTCTCCCCGGTCCTCCACAACGCGAAGGCCGACAACGGCGGCCTCTTCGACGCTGAATCCGTCGAGTTCTTCTATTCGATGGACAAGATGAGGGTGCCGGTAAGGTACCTCGCGAACCTCCTTTCCGCCGGCAACGAGCAGCTGGTCATCGAGTCGCTGAAGAAGCAGATGGCCGTAAGGCTCTGGGTGCGCCAGCAGAGGGTCGGAGACGTGGGCGACAGCGCAGCGAAGGCAGCCCTCTCATCCGTGGGCCTCACGCCCGAGGACGCGTTCGAGATCTATAAGCTCACCTCGCTTGGCACCTTCCAGGAGAGGTTCGTGATACCCGAGACACACCGCGAGACGCAGTCCACGGTCGACCCCAGGACCATGTACGAGAAGAGGGGCACGGTCGGCTTCGGCTCCAAGAAGCAGGAACTCGTATCGAGGCAGTGGTAA
- the narI gene encoding respiratory nitrate reductase subunit gamma: MDNVLFGVMPYILLMTAIVGAIWRYRTNKYSWSSQSSQFLENKTLFFGSFPWHYGIIVVLLGHIIGFFIPKSILLWNAVPLRLYILELTALAFGLLALFGLLALIYRRLTNSRVKAVTSGWDVLVLIILLIQVLTGVGTAIFYRWGSNWFASSAVPYLWSIIKLQPNVDYIAGLPLITKAHIFNALIFFALIPFSRLAHFVVINPYKYLVRPYQVVRWYRRGGQTVNVVQYK; this comes from the coding sequence ATGGACAACGTCCTATTCGGCGTGATGCCGTACATCCTGTTGATGACGGCTATCGTCGGCGCAATCTGGAGATACAGAACCAACAAGTACTCGTGGTCTTCGCAGTCGTCGCAGTTCCTTGAGAACAAGACCCTCTTTTTCGGGTCGTTCCCCTGGCACTACGGCATAATAGTGGTGCTCCTCGGCCACATAATCGGGTTCTTCATCCCGAAGAGCATCCTGCTCTGGAACGCGGTGCCCTTGAGGCTCTACATACTCGAGCTCACGGCGCTCGCATTCGGCCTTCTCGCCCTTTTCGGCCTCCTCGCCCTCATCTACAGGAGGCTTACGAACAGCAGGGTAAAGGCCGTGACCTCCGGGTGGGACGTGCTGGTGCTCATCATCCTTCTCATCCAGGTCCTCACCGGCGTTGGCACCGCCATCTTCTACAGGTGGGGCTCCAACTGGTTCGCTTCATCGGCCGTGCCGTATCTCTGGTCGATAATCAAGCTGCAGCCCAATGTTGACTACATAGCGGGCCTGCCGCTCATCACCAAGGCGCACATATTCAACGCGCTTATCTTCTTCGCGCTGATTCCGTTCTCAAGGCTCGCGCACTTTGTGGTCATCAACCCCTACAAGTACCTCGTAAGGCCTTACCAGGTCGTAAGGTGGTACAGGAGGGGCGGTCAGACAGTGAACGTGGTGCAGTACAAGTAA
- a CDS encoding MFS transporter has translation MSKITRWEPENEQFWRETGSKIGWTTCGITTFTLVFSFATWFVMSAVVVRLPNIGFKFTPMELFWLAAIPGLASGILRLIHSYFIPILGTRPVVSIATIIKLIPMVWLGFAVQDTSTPWSTFMIIGFLSGMGGGDFSSYMPSTSIFFPKRLQGLSMGIQAGIGNFGVSVVQFVTPWIVGFSLVGGAYGAPQLFTKIDIIKDVAVTKNESGVVTDIVYKNPAFASAVLVTKDDNGLVSDVSVQETAVTKNMQLDIKRNDAGVVTDLTLKRVVKKDMWVQNAAFWYIPFLILSFILSVIFLKSIDPAALGFKGGNFKKQFEILSTKNRALTHTWNCTITYIASFGSFSGYAAAFPLMIRVIYGGFDGAPDPLKFAFLGPLIGGLSRTFTGWMFDKIGGSKGMHWCLIGQILGCLALIFGGYLTPTGLEKFPGFVYIMLWIFLMTGINNAATFRQYPIVFAYSPAKGAQMLGWTGAWAAFGPFVFASLVGMSITKTGSAITFFAGAAIFYLYAFIINWYYYTRKGAERFDWGNKGTWWDTAKSTWTGGQ, from the coding sequence ATGTCGAAAATAACAAGATGGGAGCCGGAAAACGAACAATTCTGGCGAGAAACAGGCAGCAAGATTGGATGGACCACCTGCGGCATTACCACCTTCACCCTGGTATTTTCATTCGCTACCTGGTTCGTCATGAGCGCCGTTGTCGTCAGGCTTCCGAACATCGGCTTCAAGTTCACTCCCATGGAGCTCTTCTGGCTCGCGGCCATACCGGGTCTCGCCTCCGGTATCCTCAGGTTGATACACTCCTACTTCATCCCCATCCTGGGGACGAGGCCGGTCGTAAGCATAGCGACCATCATCAAGCTCATACCCATGGTCTGGCTCGGTTTCGCAGTGCAGGATACAAGCACGCCATGGAGCACCTTCATGATAATCGGCTTCCTGAGCGGCATGGGCGGCGGGGACTTCTCCTCCTACATGCCTTCAACAAGCATATTCTTCCCGAAGAGGCTCCAGGGCCTGTCAATGGGCATACAGGCCGGCATCGGAAACTTCGGCGTTAGTGTCGTCCAGTTCGTGACACCCTGGATAGTGGGCTTCTCCCTTGTCGGGGGCGCTTACGGCGCACCCCAGCTCTTCACGAAAATTGACATTATAAAGGACGTGGCGGTCACCAAGAACGAGTCAGGGGTTGTCACGGACATAGTCTACAAGAACCCGGCATTTGCCAGCGCGGTTCTCGTCACCAAGGACGATAACGGCCTGGTGAGCGACGTCTCAGTACAGGAGACAGCCGTAACCAAGAACATGCAGCTCGATATCAAGAGGAACGACGCGGGCGTCGTGACCGACCTGACCCTCAAGAGGGTAGTAAAGAAGGACATGTGGGTGCAGAACGCCGCGTTCTGGTACATACCCTTCCTCATCCTGTCCTTCATCCTGAGCGTCATATTCCTCAAGAGCATCGACCCGGCGGCGCTCGGTTTCAAGGGCGGCAACTTCAAAAAGCAGTTCGAAATACTCAGCACCAAGAACAGGGCGCTCACGCACACCTGGAACTGCACCATAACCTATATCGCGTCATTCGGTTCGTTCTCCGGTTATGCGGCAGCTTTTCCATTGATGATAAGGGTCATCTACGGCGGCTTTGACGGAGCGCCGGACCCGCTGAAGTTCGCGTTCCTCGGCCCGCTCATCGGTGGCCTTTCACGCACCTTTACCGGTTGGATGTTCGACAAGATCGGCGGAAGCAAGGGCATGCACTGGTGCCTGATCGGCCAGATACTGGGCTGCCTTGCCCTCATATTCGGCGGCTATCTTACCCCGACCGGGCTTGAGAAGTTCCCGGGCTTCGTCTATATAATGCTCTGGATATTCCTCATGACCGGCATAAACAACGCCGCTACTTTCAGGCAGTACCCGATAGTCTTCGCGTACTCGCCCGCAAAGGGCGCGCAGATGCTCGGCTGGACCGGCGCGTGGGCGGCCTTCGGCCCGTTCGTCTTCGCCTCGCTCGTCGGCATGTCCATAACCAAGACCGGCAGCGCCATCACCTTCTTCGCGGGTGCGGCCATCTTCTACCTCTACGCCTTCATCATCAACTG